In Vibrio echinoideorum, the following proteins share a genomic window:
- a CDS encoding DUF3319 domain-containing protein: MANSIYRSVHLQSMDANNTIWRAKLKNNVIQGNLAAVKKSIDWWIDTASIIDPKEFTALNKSRGTGGLTENFNGYQIKNDTGEPNAWYCMFNGRLIKGGKIAIQRHIEAYLLAKQKAEQQKK, encoded by the coding sequence GATGGATGCTAACAACACCATTTGGCGTGCTAAGTTAAAAAACAATGTTATTCAGGGCAACCTAGCTGCCGTGAAGAAGAGTATTGATTGGTGGATTGACACTGCGTCTATTATTGACCCTAAAGAGTTCACGGCGTTAAATAAGTCGAGAGGAACTGGTGGCCTAACTGAAAACTTCAACGGCTATCAGATCAAGAATGACACCGGTGAGCCTAACGCGTGGTATTGCATGTTTAACGGGCGTCTTATCAAAGGCGGCAAGATTGCAATTCAGCGTCATATAGAAGCTTACTTACTCGCAAAACAAAAAGCAGAGCAACAAAAGAAGTAA